The window GTTAGCAAAGAAAGCATATTCTACTCGTGCAGAACATGCTGGTAGTGACAGCTGATGAAAAGGAAAGACAATGAATGAGATAGTGGTAAGTACCGGTGGTTTTATAGGTAGCATTTGTGGTAGTGCTATGTGGAGTTGGTTTCATGACAAGGTGGTGCAGAGGCAATGGCTGTGAAATTTTAGTTAGGtgctgtttgtttttttacttaattcttaatagaaccttaatgtttaatagtgttaaacattaggttgtttgtttttgtagtattttatttctattaagtattaaaaagtaaagaaaaaccaatatgttattttttctatttagaaaaaactacatattttggctttttccattcagtaaaaagtttatagtaAGTGacgaaaaaatagaaaaacaaacaacctaaattctgaaaacaaattgttttaagcaaaaagccaaaaaaacaaacaccctcttagtGTTTTAAGTAAAATAGATTACCATGCTCATCAATTGTTCATCTCATAATAATGCAAACCTTGAACATAATGCGTTTTTATCTTCCTAGCGAGAAAAGGTGATTACTCTGGCCATTGGTAGAGATGAATCAGGCTTtcataggtaagttatttggaAGTTTGGCTTGAAAATATGGGCTCTATGTCAAGTTTGTGGGGCGGAAATTTAGAGAAAATGATTGAGGATGGATGATAAAATGGAAATGACTATTATGACATCAATGGGCTACCCCTCGGCATTGGACATTCTAATCTATTAGTTTTCCATTGTATGTGCCATGGAACACAGAAAGATCATTTGACAAGTTGAGTTTCATGTCTTGACAACTATGATTTATGTTACTGACACCACCCGGCTCCCTGGATATGCTTCTTTACAAAATATTCAAATCTCACGAAAGttagtttaaataaaatatatcttctTCAAGAAAGCAAGGATTTTAGAATATAATCAAATCAACCCAAGAGGTAGTAAACAGTAAATGATAGAAGGTTTTAGGCGAGGAATAAAGCTCATATAAActacaatttaaattttttaaaataaaacagtaaaaaaaatgcaattaactaattacaaaatatttttgaaaaatcaaacaaagtgAAAATGAAACCAGAATCATTGGATCTGTCATTTTCTTTGACTATTCAGCTTTATTGCAAGCAGGATTGTTAAAGAACAAAGAATGAACTACCAAACTGTACGGTTCCACctaaaaaacaagaaatgaaaaatgaaaaaacatttcAGGTTTACTCAAAAAgctttgttttcattttgacCAAATAACATACATTTGACACTATGCTTCATATGCATCAACATATTCGACACCAATGTCTGAAGTAATGCAAGATTGCAAATAAAAAGTTACAACTTACTTTTTCAGAGTTCTCTATGGACTGGCTCATCAAGAGACTACCTTGCTTGAGTTGCTTTGCCAATCCGACCATTTCATCTGTCAGGTCTTCTTGAAGCTTCCTGTCAGAGAAGAAAAGTACCAATTTGCAGGCACACAACTTGGAGGAacaaataaaactaatattCAAATTTCCCAAAGTTTTAGCTCTGAAGTCCGTCCCCAAATCTCAAGTCAAGCAATTGCAGAAAAGGTTTGAATATGGTTATCAAATAAGGATTCACATACCAATTGTACCAATAACTTAGTACCCTGGGCCCATTTCTGAGCAGAATCAAGGGTAACCCAGAAAACTGGTCAAAACCGATAGTCCAAGTTGTTAAACAACCCAAACTGCACAACTcactttatgatttttatttttttcacaaaaaagagaaataaaggaAGCAGATAAACACcaactttattctttctttgAGTAACAGGCACATTATCACTCTCCTAAATAACCACATTTCAGTAACATAGTTGATTTCCTTGTTATTTCACTATTCTTGATTCACTAAAAATAATTGTGATTGATTTACATTCAAATGTCAGTCATTCACTTCTCAAAGTTTGGCTTTATGTTTCTTCAACATAACTTTCAAGGAATTGATTTACTATGCACATGAGCTTGACCTCAGTTACAATCAGGagttattctcaatagaggGAGGGAGTTCATCTTTCAGAGGTATTTCTAAAATCAACATAGGTGATTTATACACTATAGTATGCAAACATAGACAATTCAGATCCTAGGGGATTTTAAAGTCAGCATTCTTGCACTCTTGCCATCGGTTTAGTTCCATGCAGCAGTTACATAAGTATTAAGAACAAATGCTCTTCAATGTTAAAAGGTACCTGTGCTTTTCAATATGTGCCTGTGCTGCAACATCCAATTTGACTGGCCCCGATGCATCTGCCTTTACAGTATCATGAGTTCTATCTTCAACATTTGAAGCAGGCCTGTTTGGTGAACcaaatgattcaaaaaaataaaacaagataagggaaacaacaaagaaaaagaatagcTGGTTATTGTCCTGCTAAGCCAAACAATCATAATTTCACTTACACAAATCTCCTTCGCAATCCTGGGGAATGGGGGATGGAATCCTCTCCTTCTTTAGAATGGCCTTCCTGGCCATAAGTACCAGAAAGAGGCTCTTGGGATACTTGCACATCAGACTGCAAAATTTCCAATAAAGAGAATTGGTTAGAAATGACAACCACCATATGAAGTTTGTATGCTTTGTTTAGGAAGAACATcttaaaacttcatttttaaacaacaaaaagcTCCTCCTCACTAAGATTCATGCATTTAAATTGATGGAAAATTCACATTTTTAAGCATGGGATTGAGTAGGCTCTTAACAACCCGATACATTCTCCAATGTCTCTTCCCCAAATGGTGAATTAACCAAAGTGTAACAGCTGATGTAAAAAACTACTGAATTATAACAACAGTCTGGAAATGGTCAATGGTAAAGAAGACCAttgagaagagaagaaaaaaatatgaccaCAGTAAAGGCTGCctgaagcaaagaaaagcagcAATGAAGGCCACTGAAAATCAACAATAATGAAGaccataaggaaaaaaattagaagaaaacatAGAGACCTTAAACAGACTTTCATAACATATGGAAAAGAATGGTTTTTTATTCATGCATTTCTGACCAAATGACATAGTATGTATAGTTTACAATCCTACAAATTAGGGATCTAAATTACACAAAATCAGGCAATAGACTAATTCTACTATTAGAGTGCATTGTATCCATTATGGGCCCAAATCTtataagcttaagcttttaggaaaattgataatttaatatggtatcaaagcctcaTTTGGTGGGAAGTCATCTGTTCAAGTCTTGCCGTATATTTATTTCCCTAATTTATTGTGGAAGTCCAAATAGGTTAATTGTGGTTGTTTGCCTACAGATCTGTATCTATGGAGCCACACATGAGGGAAGGTGTTAAAAATCATGATATACATTGCGAACCTAAATCCAACAAaaagcttttaagaaaatagTTGTCTAACATTGTCTTAAAGCCTGGTTTAAACATTGTATTAGAGCGAGAGGTCATGCATTTAAACATCATCGCATGTTTATTTCCCCACTTTATTAAGCTCAAAGGAGgttgtttgttgtttgtttatCTTGTGGGCCTATGTGTGCCTATCTCTCCATATGCGAATATGGGGCTGCACATGAGGGAAGGTGTTGGAATGCATACATTATGGGTCCAAATTCTTGTAGGATTTgagcaaaaaatatatatcatgcactctaacaTCCTAAAAATCCCCTACCcttaggaaaataaaacaagtatACAACAATACAATCTCACAAATTAGGGAATTAATTCCCTTGTATTTTCAATCAGATTGTCAACAAACTATaattcaaaacaaacaaacataacTTATTTAGCATGTAAAGtgccaaattttaaaaagaaaatcaaaatacaaaccGATGGAGCAATTATTTTGGACGCCATGGCTTCAATCTCCTCCGCATACTCATTCACCTTCTGTTTTGAAACCCTACATAAACATtccaaaaagaagaaataaattatgGTTCAATTGAGAAACTTGTCTCACAGTACCAAAACATATTAGCAGGATTAATATAACATGAAAAGGCATAATCATAGCCCCAAAAACCTAGCTCAAGTGGTAAGGGCTAGGTTGAGGAAGAGGAGGTTCCACGTTTGATGCATGTAcccagagaaaaaaaaaagacagaagGTGTAATGATCATCGAAAGGAAATAGAATGACCTACATTATTCTTAAACGGAAAACACATCCCACAATAAAGAAACACATTAGCAGGAAGTGTAGAAATGAgccataataaaattttaaatcacaaGTTAAAGCTAGTTTGTGAGCTCCTTAAAAGGTCATTAAAAAGTGCCTTGGAAAAGCAGTTAATGCATATAGAGCAATATATATCAAATGATCATTGTTGATCCATATCATCAAATACTCAATATGTCCTAAAGTTACACAATAGAGTTTATTATACAACTAGACTAAaccaaaaataacaaaacatcATTGTCCTCTGTTCTTGTGCAAAGATGTAAGATGCACCAAAGCTACCTCTGCACAAATATCCATAATTCTCCACCCCAATAAACACCTTAGAAGAATGATCATACTGACAACAAGCACCTTGGTAAGCCCTTTCCAAAGAACATGCACATATAAATGTATGTGTGTATGTGTCCATGCCGAGCTCAGATAAACACAAACTAGAAGCAGGAGTATGTTGGCATTCGTTGACTTCtcaaaataacaaaaagtagaaggaaaagggcaaaaaagataggaaaaggaaaaagggtaaGGAGAAAAACCTTGGTAAGCCTTCTAGAGTTCTCTCTTCGGTTAGTTGTTCTAATTGTTCTCGTAAAGTAGCAACATACTGCAAAGTTCCATTAATTATCAATTAGAAATGGTAAATGAATATATCTAAACATCAAAAAAGAAACCAAACACCTCCTGAACCAGTCCTACTTAAATACAATCAAACATGACATGCAACCAAACAAACATTGCTAATAAACAAAGGATAATGAATTTATCAATTAAACTATTCAgttcaaactttaaattaatttgatggaTGGAAAAAGTAAATTAACCTCCAAACACAAAGGTGTAGAACACTTTtcaagagagaaagagaataaaGCAACTAAAATATTCAGATCACATTCCACatgctaaaagaaaaaaaaaatgcacataaATCATTACCAAATGAATAGTTTGATTTGAGAGATCTCTGGACATGCGAAGAAACATACATGTATAAGCTTTGCCTGATTTTGTTGTTGGGGTGCAGCTGCAAGCAACCTCCTCAAGTTTACTTCTGTTCTACTGATACCCATTACAGGATCCTGTACCACTAAACAGACAAATCTCACACAATCCAACCAATACAACAAAACCGTAATAATCCCCTACTGCATTACATCATACATGCACCATTCTAGTTCTTCAGGGCAAGGCCAAGGTTTGGAACTAATCAACAGCAGAACCCATTGCTCATTTGGACCCAAGTATATAAAGGTTTTTATTGACTATACTTTAACAAACAAGCTCTGATAACATCTAAGAGGAACAGTTTGAAGAATTGTTGAACAGAACCAAGGGATTCTTCCATTAGTTGTTTACAAGGGACCCAAAGAATGGAATTATAGCAGGATCTAATTGTTCAAATCCACAAATATAACTTAAACAATTGAGTTCACAATGCTTGGGGAGCAATTACAGATCATGCAAAGTCCGTAAATCAAAATAACACTACCAATTTGCCATGTTCTAACATTCAAATACACTAACGCAAAGGTCACAACGACATCCATTTTACCAAAAGAGCCAAGAGAACATTAAACAAATAATTGAACATTATCCAAAGCCAATCCAAATGCTCAATCTGAGTATATTGAAGTTATAATTGGATTGCGATGTTGTATAATTAACACAATACTAGATTGCATAATGCACTCCACATCAGAGAAATTCATAGCAAAAGAAGAATttctggaaaaagaaaaaacaaagtcaGTTATAAACCTTGTGTTTTCTACCCAACTAATCAACTAACCCATTCTAACTGCTACTCACTTATGACTCTTCTAGTGTATGCCCTGATTGGAGAACACTTGAATGGAAgaactttctaaattttaattttcatttatttataattttataattatcacTTATAGAAACTCGTTATTATAATTGAGTTTCATGAGAAGACACCTTTTTGCATTTCCTAAGAAGATTGTTAACTACCAGAAGAATAGAAAGATTGGCATACTTTCCTTATATGTCATAATTCTTTGAttgttaggaaaaaaaaaatttgatcctgcgCTCACCAAACCGCAATTTCAGTGAAAATCAGGGGGAAAAAACTTAAAAGCAAGCCCATGTGAAACGAAAAtctgaaattttgataaaaaaaaaaaaaaaaaagaagaagagcaaaaTCGAAATGAACTGAGCGCTCATTGTCCTTTCAGAACAGAAGTTAAAACTTCCAACAAGAAAATAATTCCGctgaaacaaaattaatttcCGAGAAACCAATTGATCGCTGTTGTTCCAAACCATCACACAACATGTTGACATAAATCTCCAAGgatccagaaaaaaaaaaagttgattaaaaaaacatgaattccTAAAACCTAggtttgtttttaatttacagaaaaaaggaaaagaagaaaaaaaaacaaatcgaGAATTTTACTTGAAGATCTCCGCGGGCGTTGCCCTGTTGGGTCTCTCCAGTGACTTCTGTTCGGCCTCCCTTGAAACCCAAGGCTTCTAAAGGTGCGCTTGTGTATACTTTTCTTCGATGCCTTCAGCTATACAAATTCGAGAGATAGATGAGTCTGTTtacaaatgttttcaaaaaacagttCAACTTTCTCATTAAAGCGTTTTGTAATTTCGCTGTAATCTCGTTTAGCGAGAATTAGAGgagaaagttttattttatcaaaaaacagttttttttttaattgaaaattgggGCAGATCACTTTGAGGTTCAGGCAATCTTTCCATACCAATTCGAGTGTTCAGAAGAAATATCCCAAAACAAATCACTTATTGTTGAATCAATATCTGAATCTTATGAGTTAAATGAGTTGGAGCGAGTTCACGGAGAGTGGAAGAAAGACTACTAGAAGGTACAGTTTAAGTGTTGAATTGTAGTGTGAAATGAGGTGGTGTTTGTGTAGAAATTATgtgtttaatataatttagaaaatattttgaaaattttgaaaatttatttataatattttttataaaaatatttaaaatataattatcttaaaaatattttcttaaaaaatacttCATTGTGAAACACAGTCTaactttatcttttaaattttttaaaataaaaaaattaaaaggataagtataaaaaaattaacaataaaaggataattatttactagtttttaaaaaaaaaaatcacttaaaaattgattttctaatatgcattaacattgatttttttttccctatggTTTTGCGTTGGCCTTATAATTTTCTCCCCATTTTTGTCCTAAAGTCCTGGGGACtatcatgaatttttttgtaCCTCCTTTAGCATGAAATCCCCCTcgcctataatttttttaattaaatgacacaaacatgattatttatttatttatttttggttaaacACGGTATACCTCCTCACGTTCAAAACTCAATGCTTTACTTTCTAaacttgatgaaaataatatgtTGCCAcctaaaatgattaaaaagttAACAAATAATTTGTTGTGAAAAAACTGCAAActgaaatataaagaaaaatacatattgtccaaattcaaaattgtaataaaaataaaattgtaatatgATGTGTAACATTAAGGTAAGAtgctataaaataaaaataaagtatggAAGAGGCTTTGATGATAATGCAAAACATTGTTGCATGAGAAATGTTTATGCCTATAATTGTCAGAaaatcttagagtttgtttggtagagtttttaaaaacaattttctatttttaaaaacaaaaaatagttttaaaaactcctatttattatttttctctgtttctaaattttaaaaacaaagtgaaatagaaaagaagtaaaagttgttttcaccaattttttaaaacaatagaaAGACAATTACACTATCATTTCTCTTTcacatagaattattatttttcattttttttcgtTAGGcaaattaactaaaaattaaataagacttaatgtaTTAAATTTGTCaacaagtctattaatttttaaaaataatttaaaacttaaataataaactcattaatatcatcaatttataaatatcttttttttaacctataataaaatagtatattttctagtaaaaatataatttatgattttattataatattactatttatgttttacgaaaaactatatatatatttttaagttatttgtaattacaaaattatttccttttcaataagacttcaattaaatttaattaattaatattatataaattgaatttaaaatgtttttacaaaatcaaaacattttttttataaaaaaaaacaatt is drawn from Vitis riparia cultivar Riparia Gloire de Montpellier isolate 1030 chromosome 18, EGFV_Vit.rip_1.0, whole genome shotgun sequence and contains these coding sequences:
- the LOC117906028 gene encoding uncharacterized protein LOC117906028 isoform X2, producing the protein MGISRTEVNLRRLLAAAPQQQNQAKLIHYVATLREQLEQLTEERTLEGLPRVSKQKVNEYAEEIEAMASKIIAPSSDVQVSQEPLSGTYGQEGHSKEGEDSIPHSPGLRRRFVPASNVEDRTHDTVKADASGPVKLDVAAQAHIEKHRKLQEDLTDEMVGLAKQLKQGSLLMSQSIENSEKILDSTEKAVEHSLASTGRVNTRAMEINSNGFKTTCFTWILIFVMMCIFIMVVLLIRVT
- the LOC117906028 gene encoding uncharacterized protein LOC117906028 isoform X3, whose amino-acid sequence is MFLRMSRDLSNQTIHLYVATLREQLEQLTEERTLEGLPRVSKQKVNEYAEEIEAMASKIIAPSSDVQVSQEPLSGTYGQEGHSKEGEDSIPHSPGLRRRFVPASNVEDRTHDTVKADASGPVKLDVAAQAHIEKHRKLQEDLTDEMVGLAKQLKQGSLLMSQSIENSEKILDSTEKAVEHSLASTGRVNTRAMEINSNGFKTTCFTWILIFVMMCIFIMVVLLIRVT
- the LOC117906028 gene encoding uncharacterized protein LOC117906028 isoform X1; the encoded protein is MVQDPVMGISRTEVNLRRLLAAAPQQQNQAKLIHYVATLREQLEQLTEERTLEGLPRVSKQKVNEYAEEIEAMASKIIAPSSDVQVSQEPLSGTYGQEGHSKEGEDSIPHSPGLRRRFVPASNVEDRTHDTVKADASGPVKLDVAAQAHIEKHRKLQEDLTDEMVGLAKQLKQGSLLMSQSIENSEKILDSTEKAVEHSLASTGRVNTRAMEINSNGFKTTCFTWILIFVMMCIFIMVVLLIRVT